The Panicum virgatum strain AP13 chromosome 5K, P.virgatum_v5, whole genome shotgun sequence genome has a window encoding:
- the LOC120705444 gene encoding triose phosphate/phosphate translocator, chloroplastic, with translation MSALGALSGGAAGVAGLLSLRRRAAPPPSGLASSPHLPSLKCAVPPDAGQLVWGRQLRPALLPAALLPPQPARRNALRPPAAAAGEAKPAGFLDKYPALVTGFFFFMWYFLNVIFNILNKKIYNYFPYPYFVSLIHLVVGVIYCLISWSVGLPKRAPINSTLLKLLFPVALCHALGHVTSNVSFAAVAVSFAHTIKALEPFFNAAATQFVLGQQVPLSLWLSLAPVVIGVSMASLTELSFNWTGFINAMISNISFTYRSIYSKKAMTDMDSTNVYAYISIISLLVCIPPALIFEGPQLMQHGFSDAIAKVGLQKFVTDLFLVGLFYHLYNQLATNTLERVAPLTHAVGNVLKRVFVIGFSIIVFGNRITTQTGIGTCIAIAGVAMYSYIKARIEEEKRKKSA, from the exons ATGTCGGCGCTCGGCGCGCtctccggcggcgccgccggtgtcgccggcctcctcagcctccgccgccgcgccgcgccaccacccTCTGGCCTCGCATCCTCGCCGCACCTCCCGTCTCTCAAGTGCGCCGTCCCGCCCGATGCCGGCCAGCTCGTCTGGGGCCGCCAGCTCCGCCCGgcgctcctccccgccgccctcctcccgcCGCAGCCCGCCAGGAGGAACGCCCTGCGCCCGCCCGCAGCAGCCGCAGG GGAGGCCAAGCCCGCGGGTTTCCTCGACAAGTATCCTGCCCTGGTCAccggcttcttcttcttcatgtg GTACTTCCTCAACGTCATATTCAACATCCTCAacaagaagatctacaactacTTCCCCTACCCATA CTTTGTGTCGCTCATCCATCTCGTAGTGGGTGTCATATACTGCCTCATCAGCTGGTCTGTCGGTCTCCCCAAGCGTGCG CCTATCAATTCGACGCTCCTCAAGCTGCTCTTTCCAGTGGCGCTGTGCCATGCTCTTGGTCATGTCACTAGCAACGTCTCCTTCGCTGCTGTTGCAGTCTCATTTGCCCACACTATCAAAG CTCTGGAGCCCTTCTTCAACGCAGCGGCTACTCAGTTTGTCCTTGGACAGCAGGTTCCCTTGTCTCTGTGGTTGTCCCTTGCCCCTGTTGTCATTG GTGTTTCGATGGCATCCCTCACTGAGCTCTCATTCAACTGGACTGGCTTCATCAATGCCATGATCTCCAACATCTCATTCACTTACAGGAGTATTTATTCCAAGAAAGCTATG ACTGACATGGATAGCACCAACGTGTATGCTTACATCTCGATAATTTCGCTCCTTGTTTGCATTCCACCTGCACTGATT TTTGAAGGGCCTCAACTGATGCAGCACGGATTTAGCGACGCTATTGCTAAAGTAGGTCTGCAAAAGTTTGTTACTGACCTTTTCTTGGTTGGACTGTTCTACCATCTGTACAACCAG CTTGCTACAAATACTTTGGAGCGAGTGGCTCCTCTGACACACGCTGTTGGCAATGTGTTGAAACGTGTGTTTGTCATTGGTTTTTCAATCATTGTTTTTG GCAACAGAATTACGACACAAACTGGAATTGGCACTTGCATTGCCATAGCTGGTGTGGCCATGTACTCTTACATCAAGGCTAGGATTGAAGAGGAGAAAAGG AAAAAGAGCGCATGA
- the LOC120705445 gene encoding dnaJ homolog subfamily B member 1-like has protein sequence MGVDYYKVLGVDRGAGDDDLKKAYRKLAMRWHPDKNSTNKKEAEAKFKQISEAYEVLSDPQKRTIYDQLGEEGLKGQPPPGAGGPGASPFFPGGAHPTSFHFNPRSADDIFKEFFGFSGMGGMRGEPGFQRSMFGNEFFPSRFGGEGSTSMQQPVHKAAPIENRLPVSLADLYKGVTKKMKISRETMDAYGRVSHVEEILTIDVKPGWKKGTKITFPEKGNEAPNMKPADIVFIIDEKPHDIFTRDGNDLVMTEKISLVEALTGYTARVTTLDGRSLSLPINSIIHPNHEVIPGEGMPIPKDPTKKGNLRIKFNIKFPSRLTSDQKTGMKRLLGS, from the exons ATGGGCGTCGACTACTACAAGGTCCTCGGCGTCGACCGCGGCGCTGGAGACGACGACCTCAAGAAGGCGTACCGGAAGCTCGCCATGCGTTGGCACCCCGACAAGAACTCCACCAACAAGAAGGAGGCCGAGGCAAAGTTCAAGCAGATCTCTGAGGCATACGAG GTACTTAGCGATCCCCAGAAGCGCACAATCTATGATCAGCTAGGGGAAGAAGGGCTTAAGGGGCAGCCACCCCCAGGAGCAGGAGGTCCTGGAGCATCTCCATTTTTTCCTGGCGGGGCTCATCCCACCTCTTTCCATTTTAATCCGAGGAGCGCAGATGATATATTTAAAGAGTTCTTTGGATTCTCCGGCATGGGCGGCATGAGAGGGGAACCAGGATTCCAGAGGTCTATGTTTGGTAATGAATTCTTTCCTTCACGCTTTGGCGGTGAGGGTTCCACCAGTATGCAGCAGCCTGTGCACAAGGCGGCTCCCATTGAGAATCGGCTTCCAGTCAGTCTCGCAGATCTGTACAAGGGTGTGACAAAAAAGATGAAAATATCAAGAGAGACTATGGATGCCTATGG GAGAGTCTCACATGTGGAGGAAATTCTGACAATAGATGTAAAGCCTGGTTGGAAGAAGGGAACAAAGATAACATTTCCTGAGAAGGGAAATGAAGCTCCAAATATGAAACCTGCTGATATTGTTTTCATCATTGACGAGAAGCCCCACGACATTTTCACTCGGGATGGGAATGATCTTGTCATGACCGAGAAAATATCTCTGGTTGAAGCACTGACGGGCTATACTGCACGTGTCACTACGCTTGATGGACGGAGCCTGTCACTGCCCATTAACTCAATAATCCATCCCAACCACGAAGTAATCCCTGGAGAGGGCATGCCCATACCTAAGGACCCAACTAAGAAGGGAAATCTGCGGATTAAATTCAACATCAAGTTCCCTTCCAGGCTGACTTCAGATCAAAAAACCGGGATGAAGAGGCTATTGGGTTCTTAG